The following nucleotide sequence is from Pagrus major chromosome 16, Pma_NU_1.0.
TCTCATCCAATTCAGTCTCTGACGTTCTAGGTTGAAGAGATTAGTCTTGATTATAATACAGTTTAGATTCTCAGCACTGATTGATTTATGTTACTTGTCTGTGGAGGCACTCCAGGCcattcaataaatgatttaattatGTACTATAATAGACAGAATGATAGGAACAACTACTTAAAGTGATCTGAGTGACTTTTGGCTAAAGCAAAAACTGAATCAATGTAAATGAACCTCTTCTTTATTGTGGAGTGTCTTGTCTTATATTTGCATAAGCTCTCATATACAGCAGATGCAGCAGATATTTGGtataaaatagaaacagaaatgagTATAACAGCTCTTATAGTGTCTTTGTGTGCCATGGGAGAAATCAGGCTCACAGTTAAAGCCTGTTCTCTGATGGAGCTACAGCTGTTAACAACCTCATGAGTAAGCAGTAAAAATGGCTATAAAATGAAGAGCACAATcttaaaagaaatcaaaaagATGTGCTCCatcatctttgtctttttttgccCTACTTTTAACTCTCCCACTATGCTGATGTACAGAAGTGTGATTGCTGCtctgtttcttctgtctttcaGATTGACAGACAGTTTGGTTATTTCCCAAAGGAAGCAGTGAAAGAGGAGCAGGTTCATGCAACTGTGGAGAAAGTAGTGGAAACACAGGTAAACATTGATTTTAGTACTTCAGATGAGAAGCTTTGAACCGGACATACTCTTTCATTATTACTATAGCAGGGGATCGTAATTAAGTAGACTAAATAGTAAACTGATATGGTATATTATTTACCCTTGAATGAGTACTTGTTGAATCTGTACAAAATAAATACCTTATTATCACCAATGTTGGGGAGTAGTGAACTACACATACTGGAACTACTACTTTAACTACTACTTTTGCATAGCTTGATAGTCACCTAAATTAATATTTACACTGGGATTCAAACCGTTAAATTACTTTACTGTCATTTGtgtaattaaaggtgcactatgtagtttagagaagaaattttaataaatgaattgactgatttttttttttaatgccaaatAAGGCaaacaacaaagtaaataaacaaactctctttgttttcatgactgaattaagaattaccatgacctggatggataaacaaactgaccttaaaggacaacacaatttcatactgttttatttggcggaccctgccaccctctagcttcaaacagcattttgggaacattattttcctctgagaaccgCTTGtatattcagttatggaaaaaattaatatttcttaGTTTGTATCATTCcctcaataatattgtaaacattaaaattcggagtttgaatttcttctcaaaaaccACATAGTGCTCCTTGAACTACTGAAACTACAAATATATTTGTGCAATAAAAGAAACCCTGAATATATTAGGTGTCAATTAGTCATTAGTATTGATTATTGCCATTTGTTAACAAGTATTCTAAGTCTATTTTAGAAGTTACCTGGCTAACTGAGTAATCCTGCTTGATGCAATACCCCCACCTGGACTCTTTTCTGGAACTCAGGTGTCTGACTGATTGACACTGTATACAAAACCAAAGTTGACCTGTACTTTCCCATGAATAGTGgggtattttattattattattattattattgttgttgttgttgttgttgttgttgttgttaaaccacttatttttttggtttatgtATGACCTATGACCCTGTGGCACTTTTTGCaatacagtgttgtttttttgttggcaTGAGATTTATACGTATTGTGTTCTGTTAGAAAGTTGTTTCCAACACTGTTTATTACTAAAGCGCCCTCCTTTGCTCTCTTCATACAGGAATCTGATTTCTTCTGTATGGATGAGTTTGGTTATATAATTGACTCCAGTCATTtggacagtgatgatgatgattatgatgacaAAATCCAAAACCAGGAGTCAGAAACCACCCAGACCACCACATACACTGAAGACACAAGTGCTGAAAGTCCTTCAACATCCGAAGATGTCTCTACAGAACCTCCAGTTTCAGTACAGGAAACTGACGGTACATCGACAGAAGAGGACGAAAGCGAAAATGCAGAGGATGCTGCTCCTGGGACTCAAAAGGAAGCACAGGAGGCTCCTGCGGCTCCTGGCGAACAAGGTGGGTCTGCTTCCTCTCCCTGGCTCAGTTCTTCAGTGACAGGATGGTTAGGTCTGACTACAGAGGAAGAACCTGGTAATTCAGCTGAAGGAGAGACAAAAGATGAGAGAACAGAAACACAGGCCGAAGCTTCTTTCACGTCTTCTGTGACAGGATGGCTAGGGTTGGGAGGAGAAGGAAAACCTGATGATACTGTGAAAAAtacagaagaagacaaagaaagtgCTGATTCTTTCACTTCAACCATGACTGGGTGGCTTGGCCTGGGAGGAGAGAATAAAAAAGATCACtccacagagaaaaaacaaaatgaagaaagagaagCTGTCGAGGAACAAGAACCAGCAGAGACATTCAGGAGCAGGAGGATGTCTCTGGACCTAGAAGGTAGCCAGTTacatgaagaggagaaggaagagatGGGGACATTGGATTGGCTGGGAAATGGACTGTCAAACACTTTGGGGTTTGGACTGACCAATCAGGAGTTAGGGCATGAGGGAGCAACtgaaagagaggcagaggagacagtccaaaaggaggaggaacagCCAGGGTCTGGTTCTTGGTTCGATGTGGGGATCGGGGACATTTTAGGCTTCAGGAAAGACAAGAGTGAAGCTGATGAGAGAACAGGAAGTGGTTTGAAGGAAACAGAAGAGATACCAGTGGATACCAGTCAATCACAACCTTCactgacagaggaagaaaggacACAAACTAGCAATGCATCAAAAGTGGAAGACACTCCAAAAGAGCAAAATGTCCCATCAGAGATAGAAATAGTGTCTGacactaataataatgatggaGGTTCTTCAGACAGTAGCAAGGACAGTGTCTCATCTAAAGATGCAGCATCCCAGGTCAATCAAAAAGACATCGATTTGTTAGAAGAAAAGTCCCAGGCTGTAGGTGGAATGTCTTCAATGCTTgacagtgaggaagaggaggaagataaTGTTTCAGATGATATtgagaaagaggaaaacataCTAGATGGGGAAAGATCAGCAGAAATGGAGGGTAGAGATCATCAGATGCCTAAATCAGTAGAAAATGAGGATGATAACAACAGAGAGCCAGGAAAAGACGAGGGTGACACTGATGAGGATTTTTTGACACAATCTGACATCAACTTAGGGCCCAACAGCGCCAGGTCTGTGGATTTAAATGTAGACTCCACAGGGCGATCTGTGGGTGAGGAGGACAAAACAGAGGACACGGTTGAGGAAAGGTCTGATATCCCAAATCAGATTGACAACGCAGAAGAATCCACCGATAACTCTGCTAAAACTGGTCCTAGAAGTGATGATCATGAAGGTGAAGGGAGTGATGCAGAGACAGATGTACTTCAGAGAGAAATTTCCCCAATTCATGTTGATGGATCAGCAGAACAAAGTCAGGTCAGTGGGGGTGCAGAAGAGAGACATGAACCAGTCTCCACTGAGGAAGACACTTTAACTGCTCACAGGGAAGAAGCCAATAAAGATCTTTCAGATTCACCGACTATAACTGGTAATCACACAGATGCAGAGACACATCAGGGTGAGTTAGGACAGGAGGAACAGGGGCACCCTGTTGAGGACAGCTCTCAGGGGTTTGGATCATCCAGTAGTAAAAGTACCGCAATTGTGTCTGAAAATGcctcagaggaggacagaagaACATTTTCTGCTAGTGAGAGCGCAACAGAGATGGAAGACGATGCAGATCAGAACTCTGTGTCCCCAGATATGCAACAAAGTGAGGGTGATGCACACATGCTAAAGGAAACTGAGAAAGCTAGCGAAGACAACCTCCTGACAGTTCAAACTGAGACAACAGGGCTTGAGGAACATGTTTTGCATGAAAGTGGTTTAAAGTCAGGTACAGGCTCTGAAACAGAGACCGatgaagagggggaggaaaagCAGGATGAGGTAGAGGAGTTACAGGAAGGGGAGAAGAAGCAGGAAATAAAGGAGTTCAGGGAAGAGGGGAAACAGAAGGAGATAGAAGATTTAAAGGAGGAAAAGCAGGGAGAGGTAAAAGAAGAGGACCATCAGAATAAGGTGGGAGAGGTAAAGGATGAGGAAAAGCAGGGGGAAGAAGAGGAGTTAAAGAAAGAGGATGAGATGGAAGagataaaggaggagaggaagcaagaggaggggaaagagctacagggagagaagaagcaggaggaagtggaggagttaaaggaagaggaaaagtTGCAGCAGACAGAGGAGTTGATGGAGGAAAACCAGAAGTTGaaagagctaaaagaagaggagagaagggaagagTTAAAGGTggtggaagaagaaaaggaaaaagagacgaaagaggaagaaaaacaagtagAGTCATCTCATTTTAAGGTAGAGatggaaaacactgacagggcaGAGTCAGAAAGCAATGAGAAAGGGACACAAAGTGAGAATAGCTTAGAATCTGTGCTCTCCGAAACGTCTACACAGACTGAAAAGAGAGAGACCGAACACCCACAGGTGGAAGAAGAGGACAGcgaggaagaaaacaaaaaacaggaggAGGTAGAAGAGGTAAAGGATGACATGAAAGAGggggaggatgagaggagggacACGGGAGAAGAGGGGAGCCTGAAATGTGAAACTGAGCTTTGTCCTCATGCAAGCGAAGATGGACTTGTGAGGGATggagatgaaaacaaatttgAGAATATAGTGAGCTCAGTAGAAGAGGCAGAAATAGTGACAGGGAAGCAAAATCCAATGAATGACAATGATCAAATATTAGCAGACAGGACAAGAGTGAGTCAGGCGGTACCATCTGAGGGCATGGAGAAAGACGAGGATAGAATACaggatgaggaagaaaaaagaaatgaagatgCTGAAGCTGACGAGGGGGAAAAAGAGCAgggtgaggagaaaaacagtgaTTCAGATATAACTGAGAATGAAGACATCAAAAGCAACAATGCTAACAGTATCTCTGATCTCAATGGGAAAATTGATTACACAGACATTGATCTGCTACCTTCAGGTGAGAGTGGCCAAATCAGCCTTTCTAAACACAATTTACTTGGCAAGACAGCTGAGAACAAAGAGGATGATCAACTGTCTTCCAGTGAGGCCAAAAACACTAACTTCTCTAATGACAAAGTGCTCCGCCAGGGAGATGAAACTAAACCAGAGGACAATGAAACTAGCAACAACGGGATTtccactgagaaaaaaaatgaccatTTACACTCTGATCATAAGATAGACACAGAGAAGGACACTGACAAGGAAGAGAGGGACATAAACGTAAAGCATGATGATGTGAGAGTGAATGAGGATGCTCAACATCCAACAGGTTCTTCACTTCTGTCCGATAGTCACAATAAAGGCACAGCAGAGACTAAAAGTGGAGGAGCACTTGGCCTTTTCAAGAACGCCTTTAGCTTTTTCGGCCAAAAACCTTCCACTGAATCCACAGAATCAGAACCAAGTTTGGATTCAGTTGAGACATCCGGGGCACACACCTCTCTGACTCCTGAACAAGAAATGGATTCAACTACTGATTCAACTCAGGTTTACGTTGAAGATTTGCACACAAACTCTACGATCACcctgtcacaacagcagcagcagcctacCCCTCCTCCAGTTATCCAGACATCGTTTCCGCCAACGACACAGACCGATTCTCACCCAAGTTCTCCGTCTCCAACCACAGAAAGCCCCCTCCAAACAAAAACCCTCTCCAAACATTACaagaacctcctcacacacatgAGCGTGGACGAGATGACTGTTTTGATGGAGTTCTTCGGACGACACAAGCTGCAGTTTTTGGATTACATGTTAGGAAGAACAGACACCATGACTGATGACCCTGACGGTGATGAGTCAATAGTTTTGGATATAGAAAGACTTCTGCATTATCACAGGGAGACACTGGTGGCTCCGAGCATGAGGCTCGCAGATGCACCGCAAGAGGATAAAAAAAAGACGAGAACTCTCATCGCACTGCAGAAGCTAGAGATGCTGTTgggaagagtgagagagactTTCAACAAAGGAAAATTAGATGTCAGTAAAACAAACCATCAAGGTATTTTTGTCCACATGGCCTCAAAGATCATGGCTGATATTAGTGACActttaagttaatttaatatttaatttagcATGCATTTGACTTCAATGATCTCAATCAGAATGCACGTGTTTCTCTGTTAGATACAGATGACACCATCAAAGGAGGGTCAAACGAGATGTCCGGGTCCTCTGTAGGCCTGGATAACATCACTccaagagatgaagagaaagtcGGACACCTGAATGGAGGCATAGGAAAGGAGTGGGTCACTGAGGATATGAAAAGAGGAGAGATGGAAAACAGAggtgaagaagagagagtgtcCCCTGAGTCCCGACCTCATGTTCAACCACAGCCACTAGAAGGTATGGATGACTCAAGTAACCCTAGATCAAGAGGGATTAAAAGATGATTAAAAGATATTGAGCAATAACACATGAGAAATGAGGAGTGCTACTCGACCTGCTGCATCTTCAATCCTGTGACACACAAGCTCACGAGCTGGGACATTATGGCATTACCAGAACAAATAGAAAATCTTTGGATTGATTTCTAATGATATTGTATTGCCAGTAACATTGTGACAAATGCTCTAGGTCCAGGGGTGATGAACCAAATTCTGGACTTTGTTCATCAGATCGCTGAAGACTCAACCACTCATGTTCATGCAGTAAGGGAGCTTACCGTATGGATGACTGTACAGGTAAGAGTTGTCAGCAGATTTAAATCCATGCCAGCCAAAAATAGGGTAAATGATTACTGAATGATCTAAGCCATAAgcgttgtttgtttgtcatgtgACATCCAACtacaacacattttgttttacgcctcactctttctctttcaggtTGGTTCCAAACAACTTAAAATACACatgacaacattaaaaacaacttaGAGATAACCACTGTGTGTTTGAGAGGGATGTTTCATCATTGTACATATAGTACactaaatgtataaaatagcTATTTTAATCCAGTCATATACTACttttaaacaatataaacaatatttttttcatcaatgtaaaaaaaaaaactcaattagATGTAAATTCACTGTTTATCTTCCCCCTTACAccatgagtagataatgactaagggtcaaaatgttttctcaaaGAATCACAGGTACATGTGACTACTTTTGTACAGGACATCTTTGGTTCCCTTTGAGTGCAAACTGACCAAAGCTCTGACACAGCTGTTGTGTGCACACAGTGGAGTCTGGTTCTTTAAGACACTGAACTTGTGGCATGTTGATGTGACTCTCCCCTCTGGCATTTAGCTTTACCTACGTCTCGGCTGTCAGAGGAGCTTGGCGCAGGCATCATTACTCGCATTCCTCAGTGCTGCTGGGTCCATTACATATAGCCTACAGTGAGCCAGCTGGCAATCCACCGGCTCTAAAGGCAAACTGTTCAAAATATCATGAGAGGGATTGTGATTCTCTAGTTTCAAATGGACGAAAATGAGGAGAGTTTGGTGAGTACCTTTTTTAGAAACAAGAATGAGTCACGTCTTCACCTGTGTCCTACttccagcagcagtttgttaTTAGCCAGCGAACTCAACACAAGTGACACATGGTCGTGCAGTGCACAGAATAATGGCTTTTTATACTTCCATGTTAGGTTTGAAATAGTTGTATTAGTTAATCGGTAAGACGACATTGAGAATACGTATTTTAGTTTGGTGACACCTGTTCCTTTTGGTGTCACTTTGAAATCGCTCCGATGTGCCAGTGTGGCATTTTACAATTGGTGACGCTGCGACTGAACCATTTTTGCGGCCGGGGGTGTTATTATATCTACATGACCTTATGGGCTCTCAAATCaatgtatatttatttgttaatcCTTCATATATATTAAGCTTACTTACTGTTAACCTTCTAAGCCATGACAGTCTAGTGATATCTttacaaacactttttaaataaaatccaacatcccctcccctcccacgACGTGCAACATGACGTGGTCGACTCTTCAGCGTCGGTGTTGTGAATAGGATGTGAAATCGCCGCTAGTCCGGCTGATGGCTTCAGTTTCTAATGTCAGTTCAAATGTAAGATACCACTAAAATACCCAAATGAAATAACTCGGAGATGGCGGAACATACGACGAGCGACCAGTTGGCCAACACAGCGGTCAACTTTCAGGCGACGGCAGAGGCTTACTACAGTATCGCAGTGGAGAAAGTGAAGGATGTACGTTATGTGGCAGGTTTCGTTAGCATTTCCCAGCTAGCCTTCACAGTTGACACAACGTAACAGACTGTCAAGCAGTAGAAAACGGCTCAGTATTATTGTTgcgttcatttttttaattttgtacaGCTCATGCTTGACTACGTGTGTGCTACCAGCGTTGTAAACCAACTGTCAAGACTACATTGAGATTTCAAGTTGCTTTTTGAGATGTGTTTGTGATTCTTCTCTGAGTTAGCTGGTagtagttagctagctagctaattgaTAGTAACCTTGTATCTGATCAGATGTTGTTTTACTTCACTAATGTACTATTTCTAATCTTTCAGCTAAAATATATTACTGTAGCAGATAATGCACTTCTACTTCTCTCCATCCTGTCCTTTCGTTTCTTTAACAGCTGTGTAGTAAGCTCTGAAGGCTGAGTCAGTCAAGGATATTTACATTTCGTGATCAGTTATATTAGCTTTGTCATATTTTTACCAAAGATAAGTTTAGAAAGTTGTTTGGTTCCTTTTGGAAATATAACAAGCATAATCCTACCTACTGAAGCAACAGCTGTTAGTGGGTCTCTAGTGCATTGACTAGGGCCAGTGTGTAGGCCAGTGATGCAGCACTAAGGAGCTGATCCTCATGTCAACAATATGTATTCCTTTGTGTATAATCCACTTAGGTAAATGGAGTAAACCAAATAATGTTCCCAGACTAACAAGGATCAAACAGGATGTGGGCTTCAAAGACGTTCATTAGGACCAGCTCCTATAAGAAACAGCTCTCTCCTCGTCTTTCAGGTTGTGTCGTCGCTGCCTGATGATATCAGACCCGGACCTGACCTGTATGGGGTGCCATGGGAGCCAGTCATCATCACCAGTCTGGTGGGGCTGATGACAATGCTGTTGTTCACCTGTAGATGTTATAGCTCTGTGAGTATATACGCATCGACATCACATAGATATTATATGATTGCAATATAGTAATTTGTAAGTGTACTGCTGGTTCAAATCATTTGTCAATTGATTAATCCTGTAAATGACTACTTATTCATGATTGTTTTATTCTTGTGTCTTTACAGGTCAAAAGCAGATTGTATCGAAGTAAGTTCTCACTACCTATTTCTTAACATGATACATTTTTATGGCCTGAGAGTAACAAACTTAATACATCTCATCACTACACACTGTATATTACCATATTAAGCAGAAATATTTGAGAAACaaccaataaataaattgtttataagCTTTGTATACCCTGTTTTCAGGTAAAGAGCGGTGGATGGCTGAGCAGGTTGCGGAGCTGCTGGATGAAAAGTGTAAAGTTCTTGAGACTCTCAGCAAATGTCAACAAGAGGTTGGTACTGATACCAATGCAAACTGACTGCCGACTACAGGCAGAGCTTGTCTGACACACAACTGAGACCAAATTCATATGTTTTCAAGTGGCATGAAAAACTCTCTTGTTATTAAAAAGCAGAAACTCTCACATTACAAAGAGCAAATTGCTGACAATTAGTTTCATTTAAATCCTGTGGACATGCAATTTTGTCATGGATAACATGAATCTTGTCCACTTTTATTCagattaatttattcattatgtGTCATTTGCAGTATGATGACCTGGAGAACTCACTGAGGGACAGTGGTGTCTTGGCCCAAACTCAAAAGACAGAACATCTGGAGGTaaggcagagacaaaaaaagggggggaaattACAGGGAAATTAAGAAATGTCTTACTACTTGGAAACCAAAACCACAGACTTCTGCACAGTGTTTGGCAAAAAGTCAGTTACTGTTCATGAAATGCAACTTCAAACTGTTGCTTACTTACATATccagcaacattatcattcatttggagttgtgtttagCTCAGGAAtgatctggctctttagctgctgaatgctccACTATGCTAATTACCAACTTGGCTAGCTGTGTCTGAtggctgtttggtgctgagtaGGAAGTGTATAGTGGCTTTTTAGGGATTTCTTGCTGAAAACAGTTGCCTGCTGCCACTGAAACGCTATGAGAGTGGTGatactgaaccaaaacagtcaaGTAGTAGCTGAACAGTTAAACGATGAGCTGAAGCTCCATAAAGCTAAGTGGAGCTGCAGATTCAAACAATATTTATCTGTAAGTTCATCACTATGAGCGACCTATCCCACAATGTCACGCTGTCATTTGATATGCTCTTATTTAAAAGATATTCattatagctgctttaaggTCACCATTTCAAAATCTGAAATGCTTCACCAAATTTGGAGTAAtgattttatcacattttggcattgatctGACTCCTCATGTTCACTCAACACTATCTCACTCTTCTGTGAGTTTGCTGAACACATCTTGTTTTCTTGCTCCTGCAGGGCAAAGCCAGACAGTTGGGACACGCTAAAAGGGAGCTGGAGAGGGATCTCAGTCAACTGAAGGATCAACTGGACCAGCAGAAAGATCATAGGATAGAGCAAGAAAGAAGGGTAGGAGCACACACTTTACTCTCAACAATACCAAACTGTCAAAGTCTAGTTAATTGTAACATctacaattaaaaacatttggaTAGGAATGGAAATTGCAGTAGTATGATATTATTAGAGTGGATTATTGTTTGGTTGTCCTTCCAGATAGCGGTGCTTGAAgagaacatgaaaacatttgaagaaGAAACCAAAGACCTCCAGTCACAGGATGAGCAGGTGCAGTCCTCCATTGCCAAACAGCTCGTCTTTGTACATTCACATTCCTTTCCTGTCTTCTTTGCTTCCTCATATTTtgctcctctgctctgtctctctgtgtttcatgGGATATTATCACCGCTTGTTTGTTTCTAGGCACACACTACTCTCAAAGTgtacaatatgaacagtgacAGACTACAGAGGAATCTGGAAACGGCTGGAGAGGAGAACGCACTGCTACAGGAAAGCAATGTTCAGGTAGGatgatttacacacacagacacctttACACAATTACTGTGCATGGCAGGAAGTGAGGTGCTTTTGATTTTGCATGTTTGAAATACAAGTTTTCAGGTACAGCTTAGCCAGTTTGTTCCAATCAGTCACATGATGTACTAAATTTAAGGTTTTCTTTGTGAACTCTTTAAAACCTATGTACTTTGATGTATTCTTGGCATATTTTGTATCTTTGTCACTCCCTTTCCCTCTTTATTCCCCTTCTTTCTTCAACCattatttcatttctctttctgtgtctttctctctgcagttaaggcagcaggtggagggaTGGGCTGAAAGAGTGAGTGAGTTGGAGGCGGAGATGAGCAGGTGTGAAGCCGCCCACAGTGGGATGCTGCAGGATGTGGCCAACAAAGATGAGCGTATAATGGTATTATGTTATAGTGTTTTGTTGCtagttacatttttgttaaccTCAAATTTGAAGTTTCCTAATAAAAACTGGGATTCAAATAATAGAAACATCTGGAGAGCAACTACAGAAGAAAACTGCATGCACTGATGTAAAAGTTCAAATTTAGTTGAAGAACtcagtttcatttttgtgttgtttgaaatGAGATACTAAATATTTATATCCTTCCAGTCCTTGACAGATCGACTGCTGAGTATGAAAGCGTGGGATTCAGacctggaggaagaggaaggtgaAGAAGGAGGGGAAAAGGAGACATCTAATGGGACAG
It contains:
- the mia2 gene encoding cTAGE family member 5 isoform X1, whose amino-acid sequence is MAVSQSHNILWSTGILFVILPHISLGLLSDYKICGDSECESPMSRVQAIRDYQGKDCRFLSFRKGDNIFVYHKLTGKREDLWAGTIDRQFGYFPKEAVKEEQVHATVEKVVETQESDFFCMDEFGYIIDSSHLDSDDDDYDDKIQNQESETTQTTTYTEDTSAESPSTSEDVSTEPPVSVQETDGTSTEEDESENAEDAAPGTQKEAQEAPAAPGEQGGSASSPWLSSSVTGWLGLTTEEEPGNSAEGETKDERTETQAEASFTSSVTGWLGLGGEGKPDDTVKNTEEDKESADSFTSTMTGWLGLGGENKKDHSTEKKQNEEREAVEEQEPAETFRSRRMSLDLEGSQLHEEEKEEMGTLDWLGNGLSNTLGFGLTNQELGHEGATEREAEETVQKEEEQPGSGSWFDVGIGDILGFRKDKSEADERTGSGLKETEEIPVDTSQSQPSLTEEERTQTSNASKVEDTPKEQNVPSEIEIVSDTNNNDGGSSDSSKDSVSSKDAASQVNQKDIDLLEEKSQAVGGMSSMLDSEEEEEDNVSDDIEKEENILDGERSAEMEGRDHQMPKSVENEDDNNREPGKDEGDTDEDFLTQSDINLGPNSARSVDLNVDSTGRSVGEEDKTEDTVEERSDIPNQIDNAEESTDNSAKTGPRSDDHEGEGSDAETDVLQREISPIHVDGSAEQSQVSGGAEERHEPVSTEEDTLTAHREEANKDLSDSPTITGNHTDAETHQGELGQEEQGHPVEDSSQGFGSSSSKSTAIVSENASEEDRRTFSASESATEMEDDADQNSVSPDMQQSEGDAHMLKETEKASEDNLLTVQTETTGLEEHVLHESGLKSGTGSETETDEEGEEKQDEVEELQEGEKKQEIKEFREEGKQKEIEDLKEEKQGEVKEEDHQNKVGEVKDEEKQGEEEELKKEDEMEEIKEERKQEEGKELQGEKKQEEVEELKEEEKLQQTEELMEENQKLKELKEEERREELKVVEEEKEKETKEEEKQVESSHFKVEMENTDRAESESNEKGTQSENSLESVLSETSTQTEKRETEHPQVEEEDSEEENKKQEEVEEVKDDMKEGEDERRDTGEEGSLKCETELCPHASEDGLVRDGDENKFENIVSSVEEAEIVTGKQNPMNDNDQILADRTRVSQAVPSEGMEKDEDRIQDEEEKRNEDAEADEGEKEQGEEKNSDSDITENEDIKSNNANSISDLNGKIDYTDIDLLPSGESGQISLSKHNLLGKTAENKEDDQLSSSEAKNTNFSNDKVLRQGDETKPEDNETSNNGISTEKKNDHLHSDHKIDTEKDTDKEERDINVKHDDVRVNEDAQHPTGSSLLSDSHNKGTAETKSGGALGLFKNAFSFFGQKPSTESTESEPSLDSVETSGAHTSLTPEQEMDSTTDSTQVYVEDLHTNSTITLSQQQQQPTPPPVIQTSFPPTTQTDSHPSSPSPTTESPLQTKTLSKHYKNLLTHMSVDEMTVLMEFFGRHKLQFLDYMLGRTDTMTDDPDGDESIVLDIERLLHYHRETLVAPSMRLADAPQEDKKKTRTLIALQKLEMLLGRVRETFNKGKLDVSKTNHQDTDDTIKGGSNEMSGSSVGLDNITPRDEEKVGHLNGGIGKEWVTEDMKRGEMENRGEEERVSPESRPHVQPQPLEGPGVMNQILDFVHQIAEDSTTHVHAVRELTVWMTVQVVSSLPDDIRPGPDLYGVPWEPVIITSLVGLMTMLLFTCRCYSSVKSRLYRSKERWMAEQVAELLDEKCKVLETLSKCQQEYDDLENSLRDSGVLAQTQKTEHLEGKARQLGHAKRELERDLSQLKDQLDQQKDHRIEQERRIAVLEENMKTFEEETKDLQSQDEQAHTTLKVYNMNSDRLQRNLETAGEENALLQESNVQLRQQVEGWAERVSELEAEMSRCEAAHSGMLQDVANKDERIMSLTDRLLSMKAWDSDLEEEEGEEGGEKETSNGTAGKGAENGKGDREDTQGHLQKVQKLIYAAKLNADLKSVDEDKDRAFAKLNDEVKAKEDLLVGIKELENEKLSLQSNTEHYSDQVQRLQQKLYIMTEMYQENELKLHRLLTVEEKERLQKEEKLNKADKNIALAMEELNNYRQRAEEMEEELEKSKQSYQTQISAHEKKAHNNWLAARAADRELSDIRRENALLRQKLTDTQFKLDTLDKDPFALDNLARPLPFRAERSPYGPSPLGRPASETRPFLSPPTLMDGPPARLSPRVPRGPVEPPGGQGEMERSGGPHSDSGSISPTWERDRRGPPTGPPGHLGPPGYMFPEPGGPMYRRPLPPPGALGHLPPPGSLPPGPLHLRGLPPGPPHPVDMADGSYRENSLGPGEQEHREQFGPDRRTPPEGDPRMGGAPPPGPLMGPMDGPFPRRSPYGPPPPDFYPPRGPGAPMMPMWAPPPPGMMFPPRFPTGGPPLPPAPHPHHVPPMRPPLPVGLPPPSMGPLPPQQSLPSPPHSQSPEEHTHSPEDAI